A genomic window from Vicia villosa cultivar HV-30 ecotype Madison, WI unplaced genomic scaffold, Vvil1.0 ctg.001077F_1_1_2_unsc, whole genome shotgun sequence includes:
- the LOC131633120 gene encoding uncharacterized protein LOC131633120 codes for MGSTAAAEEKTEQELRREIDELLRQQREITERLRDPRGLRKGALPAPILRNNAIRQRSFLRPGLDNNDSEDQPPAKRRLSSAIVKLEEGELVEDADAGNTKDSSGKNENGNATYGPNDVNRFNSQQSGFPRRDGYQRNSKAFEIPTSELVPRVLPKNEDPSLVNRNKRMLGQLLGTLEKFRKEDKQLSGTEAYMRRSNSLQRAEQRAREESERLRKEEREQIAEKRRRDLTLRARVAAKTEEKKLELLFLRWSEHHKRLSNFIRTKAEPPIYYMPNMPLDEDAASAEKRIEEDFLEWKNARREELSEYQKQIGDQYLANVEKDLERWQNARNARKVNSNDQNLQETMDKELDTHRLEHGPKKRKIPDGSNNEDDDDDVEDINAGEDDMMEDELDETIKMETGDASSDPAPDAVNVDLK; via the exons ATGGGGAGTACGGCGGCGGCGGAGGAAAAGACCGAACAAGAACTACGCCGCGAGATCGACGAGCTTCTTCGCCAACAGCGCGAG ATAACTGAGAGGCTTCGAGATCCTCGTGGCCTTCGCAAAGGCGCTTTACCAGCTCCTATTCTACGCAACAATGCTATTCGTCAACGTTCCTTTCTTCGCCCT GGTTTAGATAACAATGATTCTGAAGATCAGCCTCCTGCTAAACGTCGACTTTCATCTGCTATTGTTAAG CTTGAGGAAGGGGAGTTGGTTGAAGATGCTGATGCGGGGAACACAAAGGATTCATCTGGCAAAAATGAAAATGGGAATGCTACCTATGGTCCGAATGATGTGAACCGTTTTAATTCTCAACAAAGTGGATTTCCTAGAAGAGATGGctatcaaagaaattcaaag GCTTTTGAGATTCCTACTTCAGAACTTGTTCCGAGGGTGTTGCCTAAGAATGAGGACCCAAGCTTGGTTAATAGGAACAAAAGAATGCTTGGTCAGCTTTTGGGAACTCTGGAG AAATTCAGAAAAGAAGACAAGCAGCTCTCAGGAACTGAGGCATATATGCGAAGATCTAATTCGTTGCAAAGA GCTGAGCAAAGAGCACGGGAAGAAAGTGAAAGGCTTAGGAAAGAAGAGCGTGAACAGATTGCTGAAAAGCGGAGGAGGGATTTG ACACTTAGGGCACGTGTGGCTGCTAAGACTGAAGAAAAGAAATTGGAGTTACTCTTTCTTCGGTGGAGTGAGCATCATAAACGTCTAAGCAATTTTATAAG GACTAAAGCAGAGCCTCCAATATACTATATGCCTAACATGCCCTTGGATGAAGATGCTGCATCAGCTGAGAAGCGCATAGAAGAG GATTTCCTTGAATGGAAGAATGCAAGAAGAGAGGAATTGTCTGAGTATCAAAAACAAATTGGGGACCAGTATCTTGCCAATGTTGAGAAGGACTTGGAGAGATGGCAGAATGCGAGGAATGCAAGGAAAGTAAacagtaatgaccaaaatttacAAGAAACTATGGATAAAGAATTGGATACTCATAGGCTCGAGCATGGTCCCAAGAAAAGAAAAATTCCCGACGGAAGTAATAATGAAGACGATGACGATGATGTGGAAGATATAAATGCTGGAGAGGATGATATGATGGAGGATGAATTGGATGAAACAATTAAGATGGAAACAGGCGACGCCAGTTCAGACCCCGCTCCTGATGCTGTCAATGTAGACCTAAAGTGA
- the LOC131633122 gene encoding protein WALLS ARE THIN 1-like, whose protein sequence is MADSNSDSVSSKRMWCSIPERFQLHAAMLALQFGYAGFHVVSRAALNMGISKYVFPVYRNIIALIVLLPFAYFFEKKKRPPINFNFLCQFFFLALVGITANQAFYLLGLENTSPTFASAVQNSIPAITFLMAVILRIERVKINRKDGLAKVAGTILCVIGATIITLYKGPIIYTPSRHLNNTSTMITQVTTTTTPIIDFWKMSLGDAKGKNWTLGCVYLFGHCLSWSAWLVFQAPILQKFPARLSLTSYTCFFGLLQFLLIALVCERNSHAWLFTSSGEVFTMLYVGVVASGIASAVQTWCIDKQGPVFVAIYQPIQTFVVAFMASIALGEEFYLGGIIGAILIVAGLYLVLWGKNEESKFSKENIAIAPPTTEHRNITSTSIAKESSLNQPFISSSTEIV, encoded by the exons ATGGCTGATTCAAATTCAGATTCagtttcttcaaagagaatgtgGTGTTCAATTCCTGAAAGGTTTCAACTGCATGCTGCCATGTTGGCTCTACAATTTGGTTATGCTGGCTTTCATGTTGTCTCAAGAGCTGCCCTTAATATGGGAATTAGCAAATATGTGTTTCCTGTCTATAGGAACATTATAGCTCTTATTGTACTTCTTCCCTTTGCATATTTCTTTGAAAA gAAGAAGAGACCACCAATTAATTTCAACTTTCTCTGCCAATTCTTTTTTCTAGCACTGGTTGG GATTACAGCAAACCAAGCATTCTACTTGCTTGGTTTGGAGAACACAAGTCCAACCTTTGCATCAGCTGTACAAAACTCTATCCCTGCCATAACATTTCTGATGGCAGTAATTCTAAGAATAGAGCGAGTCAAGATTAACAGAAAAGATGGATTGGCAAAAGTAGCAGGAACAATATTATGTGTAATTGGTGCAACAATAATTACATTATACAAAGGTCCAATCATATATACTCCAAGTAGACACTTAAATAACACTTCAACAATGATAACTcaagtaacaacaacaacaacaccaataaTTGATTTTTGGAAAATGTCACTTGGTGATGCTAAGGGAAAAAATTGGACACTTGGTTGTGTTTATCTTTTTGGACATTGTTTATCTTGGTCTGCTTGGCTTGTGTTTCAAGCACCTATTCTTCAGAAGTTTCCAGCCCGTCTTTCTCTCACTTCTTATACATGTTTCTTTGGTCTCTTGCAATTCCTTCTCATCGCTTTGGTTTGCGAAAGAAATTCGCACGCTTGGTTATTTACCTCAAGCGGCGAAGTTTTCACTATGTTATACGTC GGAGTGGTGGCATCTGGAATTGCATCTGCAGTACAAACTTGGTGTATTGATAAACAAGGTCCTGTGTTTGTTGCTATATATCAACCTATTCAAACTTTTGTTGTTGCTTTCATGGCTTCTATTGCTTTAGGAGAAGAGTTCTACTTGGGAGG GATCATTGGTGCAATATTGATTGTAGCCGGACTATACCTTGTTTTGTGGGGTAAAAATGAAGAGAGTAAATTTTCAAAGGAAAATATTGCAATTGCACCACCCACTACAGAACATAGAAACATTACATCCACAAGTATTGCTAAGGAATCATCACTTAATCAACCATTTATCTCTTCATCAACGGAAATTGTTTGA